The following proteins are co-located in the Pseudomonas sp. ATCC 13867 genome:
- a CDS encoding citryl-CoA lyase, with protein MSTQAPRTQLCSHGPDAIHYRDANLVDDLIGKAGFVEVFLRQTFGRQPSAAELTIVDAVLVTLMEHGLTPSVIAARMVYSSSPENLQAGVAAGLLAVASRFVGTMEPAAGLLRRIVDAGEQGAAEARRIAAEHRAQRQPVPGFGHHLHRPDDPRAVALLELAARTGTFGRHCEALQALAGAIDEAAGRHITINATGAVAALLGDIGVPPELMRGFAVLSRAAGLVAHIAEEQREPSGRFIWDLVDQAMSTAEHSTDH; from the coding sequence ATGAGCACTCAAGCCCCGCGCACCCAGCTGTGCAGCCACGGCCCGGACGCCATCCACTACCGCGACGCCAACCTGGTCGACGACCTGATCGGCAAGGCCGGCTTCGTCGAGGTGTTCCTCCGCCAGACCTTCGGCCGGCAGCCCAGCGCCGCCGAACTGACCATCGTCGATGCGGTGCTGGTGACCCTGATGGAGCATGGCCTGACGCCCAGCGTGATCGCCGCGCGGATGGTCTACTCCAGCTCCCCGGAAAATCTCCAGGCGGGTGTCGCCGCCGGCCTGCTGGCCGTGGCCAGCCGCTTCGTCGGCACGATGGAACCCGCCGCCGGGCTGCTGCGCCGGATAGTGGACGCCGGTGAGCAAGGCGCCGCCGAAGCCCGGCGCATCGCCGCCGAGCACCGCGCCCAGCGCCAGCCCGTCCCCGGCTTCGGCCACCACCTGCACCGACCCGACGATCCCCGCGCCGTGGCGCTGCTCGAACTGGCCGCGCGGACCGGCACCTTCGGCCGCCACTGCGAAGCGCTGCAGGCGCTGGCCGGCGCGATCGACGAAGCCGCCGGGCGGCACATCACCATCAATGCCACCGGCGCGGTGGCCGCCCTGCTCGGCGACATCGGCGTGCCGCCGGAGCTGATGCGTGGCTTCGCCGTACTCAGCCGCGCCGCCGGGCTGGTCGCCCACATCGCCGAGGAGCAGCGCGAACCCTCGGGCCGTTTCATCTGGGACCTGGTCGACCAGGCGATGAGCACCGCAGAACACTCCACCGATCACTGA
- a CDS encoding class I adenylate-forming enzyme family protein codes for MYPIHFLWRSAERFPHRTALIGTSGSLTFRELADTVLARASVLTALDPLPGSRVGIAAANSVDHLLALLAVLAAGKVWVPLNPRNGDPELRRIVEFAEPGLVLADESMAARLAGIPARLELLDVLQRNAAVAVEAAMGPRSRGGVSLEYAQAIKFTGGTTGTPKGVIQPLRAWNTNIVTQIHELGLTPDDRYLVAAPITHGTGTYMLPLLGAGGALVFPDGSGPAALLDAAARHRVTIFFAPPTLIQSLAEEQRHAPRDLSSLRYLVYGGAPMRPEQICAAQAVFGPVLCTSYGQTEAPQIITFMPPQEMHGDNLSSIGRPSLLTQVAIVDAEGHPLPVGEEGEIAVRGDLVMGGYLNAEEETRKTLVNGWLRTGDAGVFDERGFLFLRDRLRDVIITGGFNVYPSDVEVVLSSHPAVADCAVVGIADPKWGEAVHAAVRLRNGMQVSADELIGLVKRELGSVKTPKHIHFFDVLPQSAVAKILKPAVREAILKASQAS; via the coding sequence ATGTACCCGATCCACTTTCTCTGGCGCTCGGCCGAGCGTTTCCCCCACCGCACCGCGCTGATCGGCACGAGCGGATCGCTGACCTTCCGCGAACTGGCCGATACCGTGCTGGCCCGCGCCTCGGTACTGACCGCACTCGATCCGCTGCCCGGCAGCCGGGTCGGCATAGCCGCGGCGAACAGCGTGGACCACCTGCTCGCCCTGCTCGCCGTGCTGGCCGCCGGCAAGGTCTGGGTGCCGCTCAACCCGCGCAATGGCGACCCGGAACTGCGCCGCATCGTCGAGTTCGCCGAGCCTGGCCTGGTGCTCGCCGACGAGTCGATGGCCGCGCGCCTGGCGGGCATCCCGGCGCGTCTGGAGCTGCTCGACGTGCTGCAGCGCAACGCCGCCGTGGCCGTCGAAGCGGCGATGGGGCCTCGCTCGCGGGGCGGCGTGTCGCTGGAATACGCCCAGGCTATCAAGTTCACCGGCGGCACCACCGGCACGCCCAAGGGCGTCATCCAGCCGCTGCGTGCCTGGAACACCAATATCGTCACGCAGATCCACGAACTGGGCCTGACGCCGGACGACCGCTACCTGGTCGCCGCGCCGATCACCCACGGCACCGGCACCTACATGCTGCCGCTGCTCGGCGCCGGCGGCGCGCTGGTCTTCCCCGACGGCAGCGGCCCCGCCGCCCTGCTGGATGCGGCGGCGCGGCACCGGGTGACGATCTTCTTCGCCCCGCCGACGCTGATCCAGTCCCTGGCCGAGGAGCAACGCCACGCACCGCGCGACCTCTCCAGCCTGCGCTACCTGGTCTACGGCGGCGCTCCCATGCGGCCGGAACAGATCTGCGCCGCGCAGGCGGTCTTCGGCCCGGTGCTGTGCACCTCGTACGGGCAAACCGAAGCGCCGCAGATCATCACCTTCATGCCGCCGCAGGAGATGCACGGCGACAACCTCAGTTCCATCGGCCGGCCCTCGCTGCTGACCCAGGTGGCCATCGTCGATGCCGAGGGCCATCCGCTGCCGGTGGGCGAGGAAGGCGAAATTGCGGTGCGCGGCGACCTGGTGATGGGCGGCTACCTCAATGCCGAGGAGGAAACCCGCAAGACCCTGGTCAACGGCTGGCTGCGCACCGGCGATGCGGGCGTGTTCGACGAGCGCGGCTTCCTGTTCCTGCGCGACCGGCTGCGCGACGTGATCATCACCGGCGGTTTCAACGTGTACCCCAGCGATGTCGAGGTAGTGCTCTCCTCGCACCCGGCGGTAGCCGACTGCGCGGTGGTGGGCATCGCCGATCCCAAGTGGGGCGAGGCGGTGCATGCGGCGGTACGCCTGCGCAACGGCATGCAGGTCAGCGCCGACGAACTGATCGGCCTGGTCAAGCGTGAACTGGGCTCGGTGAAAACGCCCAAGCACATCCACTTCTTCGACGTACTGCCGCAGAGCGCCGTGGCCAAGATCCTCAAGCCGGCGGTGCGCGAAGCCATCCTGAAAGCGAGCCAGGCATCATGA
- a CDS encoding GntR family transcriptional regulator, producing the protein MKTSHDLDDDVLSAPAPRHLDLARSLMQDIRNGQPAIGELLPTEAELCAKWGLSRYTVRQAIQKLCALGLVTRQAGVGTTVVASRPQSRYTQSMDNLSDLVRYAQGTRFRMTGRQDLKAGAEHAQLLRGAAGGRWLHLNGTRLSADDDGEPIALVDIYVDAAYGDLPGISPSMDVPVYTLIEERYGIKVTRVEQEIQGVLIEGAAADLLQVPRGSPGLRIIRTYFVRDRVIEVTTGMHPASRFSYSMSFQLSSSAM; encoded by the coding sequence ATGAAAACCTCGCACGACCTCGACGACGACGTGCTGAGCGCGCCCGCGCCACGCCACCTCGACCTTGCCCGCAGCCTGATGCAGGACATCCGCAACGGCCAGCCGGCGATCGGCGAACTGCTGCCGACCGAGGCCGAGCTGTGCGCCAAATGGGGCCTGAGCCGCTACACGGTGCGCCAGGCGATCCAGAAACTCTGCGCGCTGGGGCTGGTGACGCGGCAGGCCGGGGTGGGTACCACGGTGGTGGCGAGCCGGCCGCAGTCCCGCTACACCCAGTCGATGGACAACCTGTCCGACCTGGTCCGCTATGCCCAGGGCACCCGCTTCCGCATGACCGGCCGCCAGGACCTCAAGGCCGGGGCCGAGCACGCCCAACTCCTGCGCGGTGCGGCCGGGGGGCGGTGGCTGCACCTGAACGGCACGCGGTTGAGCGCCGACGACGACGGCGAGCCGATCGCCCTGGTCGACATCTACGTCGACGCGGCCTACGGCGACCTGCCGGGGATCAGCCCGAGCATGGATGTGCCGGTCTACACACTCATCGAGGAGCGCTATGGCATCAAGGTCACCCGCGTCGAGCAGGAGATCCAGGGCGTGCTGATCGAGGGCGCGGCGGCCGACTTGCTGCAAGTGCCCAGGGGATCGCCGGGGTTGCGCATCATCCGGACCTATTTCGTTCGCGACCGGGTCATCGAAGTGACCACCGGGATGCATCCGGCCAGCCGCTTCAGCTATTCGATGTCGTTCCAGTTGTCCTCGTCGGCCATGTGA
- a CDS encoding IclR family transcriptional regulator: MTDSPRASLPPLAPPIVASPARRIEAFTGDPNFMTSLARGLAVIHAFQERKRHLTIAQISHRTEIPRAAVRRCLHTLMKLGYVTSDGRTYSLLPKVLTLGHAYLSSTPLAVTAQPILDRLSEQLHEACSMATLEGDEILYIARSATPQRLISVDLSVGSRLPAYCTSMGRILLAGLDDEALEDYLSHADLQVKTSRTVHTPEMLRSSIAEIRRQGWVIIDQELEVGLRSIAVPLKDSAGQVLAALNVGTHAGRVSRQELETRFLPVLLEASRELSTRLFH, encoded by the coding sequence ATGACCGACTCCCCCCGCGCCAGCCTGCCGCCCCTCGCGCCGCCGATCGTCGCCTCGCCGGCCAGGCGTATCGAGGCCTTTACCGGCGATCCGAATTTCATGACCTCGCTGGCCCGTGGCCTGGCAGTGATCCATGCCTTCCAGGAGCGTAAGCGCCACCTGACCATCGCGCAGATCAGCCACCGCACCGAGATTCCCCGCGCCGCCGTGCGCCGCTGCCTGCACACGCTCATGAAACTGGGCTACGTCACCTCCGACGGACGCACCTATTCGCTGCTGCCCAAGGTGCTGACCCTCGGCCACGCCTACCTGTCGTCCACGCCGTTGGCGGTCACCGCCCAGCCGATCCTCGACCGCCTGAGCGAGCAGCTGCACGAGGCCTGTTCGATGGCCACCCTGGAGGGTGACGAAATCCTCTACATCGCCCGCTCCGCGACGCCGCAGCGCCTGATCTCCGTGGACCTCAGCGTCGGCAGCCGGCTGCCGGCCTATTGCACCTCGATGGGCCGCATCCTGCTCGCCGGGCTGGACGACGAGGCATTGGAGGACTACCTGTCCCACGCCGACCTGCAGGTGAAGACCAGTCGCACCGTGCACACCCCGGAGATGCTGCGTTCGAGCATCGCCGAGATCCGCCGGCAGGGCTGGGTGATCATCGACCAGGAACTGGAAGTCGGCCTGCGCTCCATCGCCGTGCCGCTGAAGGACTCCGCCGGCCAGGTGCTGGCCGCGCTGAACGTTGGCACCCATGCCGGACGAGTGTCGCGCCAGGAGCTGGAAACCCGCTTCCTGCCGGTGCTGCTGGAAGCCAGCCGCGAGCTGAGCACCCGGCTGTTCCACTGA
- the ubiM gene encoding 5-demethoxyubiquinol-8 5-hydroxylase UbiM has product MHVDIAIVGAGPAGLCLARSLSGNGLSILLIERQPQACLAEPAEDGREIALTHASRAELQRLGMWSRIDPQDVSPLRDAQVLNGPSLFALRIEAGQAGAEQLGYFVSNQVIRRAAFDAVQECPDVSLLCGRALRSLRMERDGAQLTLDDDSQVHARLLVAADSRFSETRRMLGIGASMEDFGKTMMVCRMAHERPHHNVAWEWFGYGQTLALLPINGDRSSVVLTLPQREMAPLLELGEAAFAHEMERRFDRRLGAMQLLGARHSYPLVGVFADRFAGPRSALIGDAAVGMHPVTAHGFNFGLQSQRRLAAEVLATHRRGGDIGGAWPLRRYATAHRLATWPLYQATRLIVGMYTDPRPPARLLRNAGLRLAQGLPPLRQVIARHLAQGA; this is encoded by the coding sequence ATGCACGTGGACATCGCCATCGTCGGCGCCGGCCCCGCCGGGCTCTGTCTGGCCCGCTCGCTGTCCGGCAACGGCCTGTCGATCCTGTTGATCGAGCGCCAGCCGCAGGCCTGCCTGGCCGAGCCGGCCGAGGACGGCCGCGAGATCGCCCTGACCCATGCCTCCCGCGCCGAGTTGCAGCGGCTGGGGATGTGGTCGCGCATCGATCCGCAGGACGTCTCGCCGCTGCGCGATGCCCAGGTGCTCAACGGGCCGTCGCTGTTCGCGCTGCGTATCGAGGCAGGGCAGGCGGGTGCCGAGCAGCTGGGCTACTTCGTTTCCAACCAGGTGATCCGTCGCGCGGCATTCGACGCGGTGCAGGAATGCCCGGATGTCTCGCTGCTCTGCGGCCGGGCGCTGCGCTCGCTGCGGATGGAGCGCGACGGCGCGCAACTGACGCTGGACGACGACAGCCAGGTGCATGCGCGCCTGCTGGTCGCCGCCGACAGCCGCTTCTCCGAGACGCGGCGGATGCTCGGCATCGGCGCGAGCATGGAGGATTTCGGCAAGACCATGATGGTCTGCCGCATGGCCCACGAACGGCCGCACCACAACGTGGCCTGGGAATGGTTCGGCTACGGCCAGACGCTGGCGCTGCTGCCGATCAACGGCGACCGCTCTTCGGTGGTGCTGACCTTGCCGCAGCGCGAGATGGCGCCGCTGCTGGAACTGGGCGAGGCGGCGTTCGCCCACGAGATGGAGCGGCGCTTCGACCGCCGCCTGGGTGCGATGCAACTGCTCGGCGCGCGCCATAGCTATCCGCTGGTGGGGGTCTTCGCCGACCGCTTCGCCGGCCCGCGCAGCGCCCTGATCGGCGACGCCGCCGTCGGCATGCATCCGGTCACGGCACACGGTTTCAACTTCGGCCTGCAGAGCCAGCGCCGGCTCGCCGCGGAAGTGCTGGCCACCCATCGGCGCGGCGGCGACATCGGCGGCGCCTGGCCGCTGCGCCGTTACGCCACGGCCCACCGCCTGGCGACCTGGCCGCTGTACCAGGCCACGCGCCTGATCGTCGGCATGTACACCGACCCGCGTCCGCCGGCGCGCCTGCTGCGCAACGCCGGCCTGCGCCTGGCACAGGGCCTGCCGCCGCTGCGGCAGGTCATCGCGCGGCATCTGGCGCAGGGGGCATAA
- a CDS encoding DUF2025 family protein, producing the protein MAISSSDICAAADGLCGFVGFNRKTGKYIVRFSEDSFGMDVVEDSIRPACEFVWTLGTGTLMTLSRECLEILVAQNINDRLNFGDALLTYLRRTDLPEIVAERRLK; encoded by the coding sequence ATGGCCATCTCTTCCAGCGACATCTGTGCGGCCGCCGACGGCCTGTGCGGCTTCGTCGGTTTCAACCGCAAGACGGGCAAGTACATCGTGCGTTTCAGCGAGGACTCCTTCGGCATGGACGTGGTCGAGGACAGCATCCGGCCAGCGTGCGAGTTCGTCTGGACGTTAGGGACGGGTACGCTCATGACCCTGAGCCGTGAATGCCTGGAGATTCTCGTCGCGCAGAACATCAATGACCGCCTCAACTTCGGCGATGCGCTGCTCACCTACCTGCGCCGCACCGACCTGCCGGAAATCGTAGCGGAACGGCGCCTGAAGTAA
- the putA gene encoding trifunctional transcriptional regulator/proline dehydrogenase/L-glutamate gamma-semialdehyde dehydrogenase, producing MATTTLGVKLDDATRERLKHAAQQLDRTPHWLIKQAIFTYLEQVEGGLTPAEHSGLAAAAGEESLDSLSEQGLQVFLDFAESILPQSVLRAAITAAYRRPETEALPMLLDLARLPKEQADAANKMALGIAEKLRNQKNAGGRQGLVQGLLQEFSLSSQEGVALMCLAEALLRIPDKATRDALIRDKISNGNWSQHLGQSPSMFVNAASWGLLITGKLVSTHTEAGMSSSLNRIIGKSGEPLIRKGVDMAMRLMGEQFVTGETIAEALANAANMESRGFRYSYDMLGEAALTEDDARHYLASYEQAIHAIGKASHGRGIYEGPGISIKLSALHPRYSRAQYDRVMDELYPTVLGLVKMARDYDIGINIDAEEADRLEISLDLLERLCFEPSLAGWNGIGFVIQAYQKRCPYVIDYVIDLAKRSRHRLMIRLVKGAYWDSEIKLAQVNGLEGYPVYTRKPYTDVSYLACARKLLSVPEAIYPQFATHNAHSLSAIYQLAGQNYYPGQYEFQCLHGMGEPLYEQVVGKVADGKFNRPCRIYAPVGSHETLLAYLVRRLLENGANTSFVNRIADHSISLKDLVLDPVLQVEQMAAQEGTLGLPHPRIALPRGLYGESRLNSAGIDLANEHRLGSLSSALLSSTNTVYIAEPMLGLADAAPGEPQPVRNPADLRDVVGHVREASEADVNNAILGALSSAQIWQSTQPAERGAILQRAADLMEAEIQSLMGVLVRESGKTFANAIAEVREAVDFLRYYGAQASTHFANDSHRPLGPVVCISPWNFPLAIFSGQVAAALAAGNTVLAKPAEQTPLIAAQAVRILLEAGVPAGAVQLLPGRGETVGARLVGDERVRGVMFTGSTEVAGILQRNIAGRLDAQGRTIPLIAETGGLNAMIVDSSALAEQVVVDVVNSAFDSAGQRCSALRVLCVQDDVADRVIAMLKGAMAEYRVGAPERLHTDIGPVIDEEAKGNIDKHIQTLRDKGRKVFQSARVDAEEIKRGTFVVPTLIELDSFSELKREIFGPVLHVVRYQRAELGQLLEQINASGYGLTLGVHTRIDETIAQVVESAHVGNLYVNRNVVGAVVGVQPFGGEGLSGTGPKAGGPLYLYRLLSTRPQDAVARQLQGDGAQAVTRPAEASKAVDALTQWAGQNEPALAALIAGYAELSQSYTVQVLTGPTGERNTYSLLPREHVLCLAEERADLLAQLAAVLSVGSRALVLQAQSELVTSLPKEVQKRIDLIADWAATDSAFDAILHHGDSDQLRAVCEQASQRKGAIVGVTGLNRGETDIPLERLLIERALSVNTAAAGGNASLMTIG from the coding sequence ATGGCCACCACGACCCTCGGCGTGAAGCTCGACGACGCTACCCGCGAACGTCTGAAGCACGCAGCCCAGCAACTCGACCGCACTCCACACTGGCTGATCAAGCAAGCGATCTTCACGTACCTGGAACAGGTCGAGGGTGGGCTGACTCCCGCCGAGCATTCCGGTCTGGCCGCCGCCGCTGGCGAAGAGTCCCTGGACTCGCTGAGCGAGCAGGGCCTGCAGGTCTTCCTCGATTTCGCCGAAAGCATCCTGCCGCAGTCCGTGCTGCGTGCCGCCATTACCGCCGCCTATCGCCGCCCGGAAACCGAGGCGTTGCCGATGCTGCTGGACCTGGCGCGTCTGCCCAAGGAACAGGCCGACGCCGCCAACAAGATGGCCCTGGGCATTGCCGAGAAACTGCGCAACCAGAAGAACGCCGGCGGCCGCCAGGGCCTGGTGCAGGGCCTGCTGCAGGAGTTCTCCCTGTCGTCCCAGGAAGGCGTGGCGCTGATGTGCCTGGCCGAAGCGCTGCTGCGCATCCCGGACAAGGCCACCCGTGACGCGCTGATCCGCGACAAGATCAGCAACGGCAACTGGAGCCAGCACCTGGGCCAGAGCCCGTCGATGTTCGTCAACGCGGCCTCCTGGGGCCTGCTGATCACCGGCAAGCTGGTTTCGACCCACACCGAGGCCGGCATGTCCTCGTCGCTCAACCGCATCATCGGCAAGTCCGGCGAGCCGCTGATCCGCAAGGGCGTGGACATGGCCATGCGCCTGATGGGCGAGCAGTTCGTCACCGGCGAGACCATCGCCGAGGCCCTGGCCAATGCGGCCAACATGGAATCCCGCGGCTTCCGCTACTCCTACGACATGCTCGGCGAAGCCGCGCTGACCGAAGACGACGCCCGTCACTACCTGGCGTCCTACGAACAGGCCATTCATGCCATCGGCAAGGCATCCCACGGCCGTGGCATCTACGAAGGCCCGGGCATCTCGATCAAGCTCTCCGCGCTGCACCCGCGCTACAGCCGCGCGCAGTACGACCGCGTGATGGACGAGCTGTACCCGACCGTGCTCGGCCTGGTGAAGATGGCCCGCGACTACGACATCGGCATCAACATCGACGCCGAGGAAGCCGACCGCCTGGAAATCTCCCTCGACCTGCTGGAGCGCCTGTGCTTCGAGCCGAGCCTCGCCGGCTGGAATGGCATCGGCTTCGTCATCCAGGCCTACCAGAAGCGCTGCCCGTACGTGATCGACTACGTCATCGACCTGGCCAAGCGCAGCCGCCACCGCCTGATGATCCGCCTGGTGAAGGGCGCCTACTGGGACAGCGAAATCAAGCTGGCCCAGGTCAACGGCCTGGAAGGCTACCCGGTCTACACCCGCAAGCCTTACACCGACGTGTCCTATCTGGCCTGTGCGCGCAAGCTGCTGTCCGTGCCGGAAGCCATCTACCCGCAGTTCGCCACCCACAACGCGCACTCGCTGTCGGCCATCTACCAGCTGGCCGGGCAGAACTACTATCCCGGCCAGTATGAGTTCCAGTGCCTGCACGGCATGGGCGAGCCGCTCTACGAGCAGGTGGTGGGCAAGGTCGCCGACGGCAAGTTCAACCGTCCGTGCCGCATCTACGCCCCGGTGGGCAGCCATGAAACCCTGCTGGCGTACCTGGTGCGCCGCCTGCTGGAAAACGGCGCCAACACCTCCTTCGTCAACCGTATCGCCGACCACAGCATCTCGCTCAAGGACCTGGTGCTGGACCCGGTGCTGCAGGTCGAGCAGATGGCCGCGCAGGAAGGCACCCTGGGCCTGCCGCACCCGCGCATCGCGCTGCCGCGCGGGCTGTATGGCGAGTCGCGGCTGAACTCCGCCGGCATCGACCTGGCCAACGAACACCGCCTGGGTTCGCTGTCCTCGGCGCTGCTGTCGAGCACCAACACCGTCTACATCGCTGAGCCGATGCTGGGCCTGGCCGATGCCGCTCCGGGCGAGCCGCAGCCGGTACGCAACCCGGCCGACCTGCGTGACGTGGTCGGTCACGTGCGTGAAGCCAGCGAAGCCGACGTGAACAATGCCATCCTCGGCGCGCTGTCCAGCGCGCAGATCTGGCAGTCCACCCAGCCGGCCGAGCGCGGCGCCATCCTGCAGCGCGCCGCCGACCTGATGGAAGCCGAAATCCAGTCGCTGATGGGCGTACTGGTGCGCGAATCGGGCAAGACCTTCGCCAACGCCATCGCCGAAGTGCGCGAGGCCGTGGACTTCCTGCGCTACTACGGCGCCCAGGCCAGTACCCACTTCGCGAACGATAGCCACCGCCCGCTGGGCCCGGTGGTCTGCATCAGCCCGTGGAACTTCCCGCTGGCGATCTTCAGCGGCCAGGTGGCCGCCGCCCTGGCCGCCGGTAACACCGTGCTGGCCAAGCCCGCCGAGCAGACTCCGCTGATCGCCGCGCAAGCCGTGCGCATCCTGCTGGAAGCCGGTGTGCCCGCTGGCGCCGTGCAGCTGCTGCCGGGCCGTGGCGAAACCGTCGGTGCCCGCCTGGTTGGTGACGAGCGCGTGCGTGGTGTGATGTTCACCGGCTCCACCGAAGTGGCCGGCATCCTCCAGCGCAACATCGCCGGTCGCCTCGACGCCCAGGGCCGTACCATCCCGCTGATCGCCGAAACCGGCGGTCTCAACGCGATGATCGTCGACTCCTCGGCACTGGCCGAGCAGGTGGTGGTGGACGTGGTCAACTCCGCCTTCGACAGCGCCGGCCAGCGCTGCTCCGCGTTGCGCGTGCTGTGCGTGCAGGACGACGTGGCCGACCGCGTGATCGCCATGCTCAAGGGCGCGATGGCCGAGTACCGCGTCGGTGCGCCGGAGCGCCTGCACACCGACATCGGTCCGGTGATCGACGAGGAAGCCAAGGGCAACATCGACAAGCACATCCAGACCCTGCGCGACAAAGGCCGCAAGGTGTTCCAGAGCGCCCGCGTGGACGCCGAGGAAATCAAGCGCGGCACCTTCGTCGTGCCGACCCTGATCGAGCTGGACAGCTTCAGCGAACTCAAGCGCGAAATCTTCGGCCCGGTGCTGCACGTGGTGCGTTACCAGCGCGCCGAGCTGGGCCAGTTGCTGGAGCAGATCAACGCTTCCGGCTATGGCCTGACCCTGGGCGTGCACACCCGCATCGACGAGACCATCGCCCAGGTAGTGGAGAGCGCCCACGTCGGCAACCTCTATGTGAACCGCAACGTGGTCGGCGCCGTGGTCGGCGTGCAGCCCTTCGGTGGCGAGGGCCTGTCCGGCACCGGTCCGAAGGCCGGCGGTCCGCTGTACCTGTACCGACTGCTCTCGACCCGCCCGCAGGACGCGGTGGCCAGGCAACTGCAGGGGGACGGCGCGCAAGCGGTGACCCGTCCGGCCGAGGCGAGCAAGGCGGTGGATGCGCTGACCCAGTGGGCCGGCCAGAACGAGCCGGCGCTGGCCGCGCTGATCGCCGGGTACGCCGAGCTGTCGCAGAGCTACACCGTGCAGGTGCTGACCGGCCCGACCGGCGAGCGCAACACCTACAGCCTGCTGCCGCGCGAACACGTGCTGTGCCTGGCCGAGGAACGCGCCGACCTGCTGGCGCAGTTGGCCGCCGTACTGTCCGTGGGCAGCCGCGCGCTGGTCCTGCAGGCGCAGAGCGAACTGGTTACCAGCCTGCCGAAGGAGGTGCAGAAGCGCATCGACCTGATCGCCGACTGGGCCGCCACCGACAGCGCCTTCGACGCCATCCTGCATCACGGCGATTCCGACCAGTTGCGTGCGGTGTGCGAGCAGGCATCCCAGCGCAAGGGCGCCATCGTCGGAGTCACCGGGTTGAACCGCGGGGAAACCGACATCCCCCTGGAGCGCCTGCTGATCGAGCGCGCCCTGAGCGTCAACACCGCCGCCGCCGGCGGCAACGCCAGCCTGATGACCATCGGCTGA
- a CDS encoding MFS transporter encodes MNRPLLAVLLFAVSIVGLSLGATLPLVALRLLDNGASALQIGILSAVPAAGMILAAALIDRLCQLMSRRRLYLLCFVLCAASTAAIEFSSHSLWLLATARLALGVGMGIAIILGEAWVNELCGENNRGTIVALYATSFTAFQLLGPTLVALLGAQTPWVVLLVSAGHLVALATVAFAMPEEGIHEHVEGPRSFSLAGFLRVAPALCMGVLFFSFFDSVVLSLFPVYASSHGYAVGIAAFMATVILLGDMICQLPLGWLSDRLDRPSLHLACGVAAMLIGLGLPWLIGQTSLLWPALMLLGAVAGGVYTLALVLIGQRFRGRDLVTANAAAGMLWGVGSLLGPLLSGSLMDLGPQGVPVALALAAGLFVATAAASVRRTGVRHA; translated from the coding sequence TTGAACAGGCCGCTGCTGGCGGTGCTGCTGTTCGCCGTGTCCATCGTCGGCCTGAGCCTGGGCGCCACCCTGCCGCTGGTGGCGCTGCGCCTGCTGGACAACGGCGCCAGCGCGTTGCAGATCGGCATCCTCTCGGCGGTGCCGGCGGCCGGCATGATCCTCGCAGCCGCCCTGATCGACCGCCTCTGCCAACTGATGAGCCGGCGCCGCCTGTACCTGCTGTGCTTCGTGCTGTGCGCCGCGAGCACCGCGGCCATCGAGTTCAGCAGCCACTCCCTCTGGCTGCTGGCCACTGCGCGCCTGGCGCTGGGCGTCGGCATGGGCATCGCGATCATCCTCGGCGAGGCCTGGGTCAACGAGCTGTGCGGCGAGAACAATCGCGGCACCATCGTCGCTTTGTACGCCACCAGCTTCACCGCTTTCCAGCTACTCGGCCCGACGCTGGTGGCGCTGCTCGGCGCGCAGACGCCCTGGGTGGTGCTGCTGGTCAGCGCCGGCCACCTGGTCGCGCTGGCCACCGTAGCCTTCGCCATGCCCGAGGAAGGCATCCACGAGCATGTGGAAGGGCCGCGCAGCTTCTCCCTCGCCGGCTTCCTGCGGGTGGCGCCGGCCTTGTGCATGGGCGTGCTGTTCTTCTCCTTCTTCGACAGCGTGGTGCTGTCGCTCTTCCCGGTCTACGCCTCCAGCCACGGCTACGCGGTGGGCATCGCCGCGTTCATGGCGACGGTGATCCTGCTGGGAGACATGATCTGCCAGTTGCCGCTGGGCTGGCTCTCCGACCGCCTCGACCGTCCCAGCCTGCACCTGGCCTGCGGCGTCGCGGCAATGCTGATCGGCCTCGGCCTGCCCTGGCTGATCGGCCAGACCTCGCTGCTGTGGCCGGCGCTGATGCTGCTCGGCGCGGTAGCCGGTGGGGTCTACACCCTGGCCCTGGTGCTGATCGGCCAGCGCTTCCGGGGCCGCGACCTGGTCACCGCCAACGCCGCCGCCGGGATGCTCTGGGGCGTCGGCAGCCTGCTCGGCCCGCTGCTCAGCGGCAGCCTGATGGACCTCGGTCCGCAAGGAGTGCCGGTGGCGCTGGCGCTGGCGGCGGGGTTGTTCGTGGCGACGGCGGCGGCCTCGGTGCGGCGTACGGGGGTTCGCCACGCCTGA